From a single Microbacterium terrisoli genomic region:
- a CDS encoding ATP-dependent DNA helicase yields the protein MSTPILSAEQETLFRLIEDTREHVFVTGRAGTGKSTLLNHLAMHTDKQIAVCAPTGVAALNVMGQTIHSLFKLPIGLIGRKDEPQSDATRKLLNAIDTLVIDEISMVNADLMDAVDRALRTARGRRAEPFGGVQMVMFGDPYQLAPVPPRGDERRYVEDHYRSFWFFDAHVWAGEAPDESGLLDLGRHGAELNIRELRDIHRQSDPVFKAMLNAVRHGHVTAEIAQVLNDTGARTPPTAADDEPPVITLATRNDRVTAINKRHLDALPGRAQTAVAEISGDFGRGDAYPADVDLALKVGAQVMFLRNDTQSFGEPPRWVNGTIGTVTRIAGGTVRVDVDGDEHDVEPAVWEKFRYAYDPSTKALSRDIVAEFTQFPLRLAWAVTIHKSQGKTYDRAIIDLGSGAFAPGQTYVALSRLTSLDGLYLTRPLRPRDIQVDPDVQRFMAGVRATAS from the coding sequence GTGAGCACGCCGATCCTGTCCGCCGAGCAGGAGACGCTGTTCCGGCTCATCGAAGACACCCGCGAGCACGTGTTCGTCACCGGTCGCGCCGGCACCGGCAAGTCGACCCTGCTGAACCACCTCGCGATGCACACCGACAAGCAGATCGCGGTGTGCGCGCCCACGGGAGTCGCGGCGCTGAACGTGATGGGTCAGACGATCCACTCGCTGTTCAAACTGCCGATCGGACTGATCGGCCGCAAAGACGAGCCGCAGTCCGATGCGACGCGAAAGCTGCTGAACGCCATCGACACCCTCGTCATCGACGAGATCTCGATGGTCAACGCGGATCTGATGGATGCCGTGGACCGCGCGCTGCGCACCGCCCGGGGCCGCCGGGCCGAGCCGTTCGGCGGTGTGCAGATGGTGATGTTCGGCGACCCGTATCAGCTCGCCCCGGTGCCGCCGCGCGGCGACGAGAGACGGTACGTCGAGGATCATTACCGCTCGTTCTGGTTCTTCGATGCACATGTGTGGGCCGGTGAGGCCCCCGATGAGTCCGGCCTTCTCGACCTCGGACGCCACGGAGCCGAGCTGAACATCCGCGAGCTGCGCGACATCCACCGCCAATCCGACCCTGTGTTCAAGGCCATGCTCAACGCGGTGCGCCACGGGCATGTCACCGCCGAGATCGCCCAGGTGCTCAACGACACCGGTGCCCGCACGCCGCCTACCGCGGCCGATGACGAACCGCCGGTGATCACGCTGGCCACCCGCAACGACCGCGTCACCGCGATCAACAAGCGCCACCTCGATGCGCTGCCCGGGCGCGCTCAGACCGCTGTCGCCGAGATCAGCGGCGACTTCGGTCGCGGTGACGCGTATCCCGCCGACGTCGACCTCGCACTGAAAGTCGGTGCACAGGTGATGTTCCTGCGCAACGACACGCAGTCGTTCGGCGAGCCGCCGCGCTGGGTCAACGGCACGATCGGCACGGTCACCCGCATCGCCGGCGGCACGGTGCGCGTGGACGTGGACGGTGACGAGCATGACGTCGAACCGGCCGTGTGGGAGAAGTTCCGCTACGCGTACGACCCGTCGACCAAGGCGCTCTCGCGCGACATCGTCGCCGAGTTCACCCAGTTCCCGCTGCGGCTGGCGTGGGCGGTGACGATTCACAAATCGCAGGGCAAGACGTACGACCGGGCGATCATCGACCTGGGTTCGGGGGCGTTCGCACCCGGGCAGACCTACGTCGCCCTGTCGCGGTTGACCTCGCTGGACGGGCTGTACCTGACCCGCCCGCTGCGGCCACGTGACATCCAGGTCGACCCCGACGTTCAGCGGTTCATGGCAGGGGTGCGGGCCACGGCATCCTGA
- a CDS encoding cytochrome c oxidase assembly protein: MNPRALRAIGPVLLVVAALIAATWALAFGGGAAPLQLGDPGPGVRWGLPLVTLVVNLSAAGLCGSLVVALFTLRPDEKPFDVALLVASVSATVFTLASAATGFLTFVLTFNPTIGLDNTFGSQLGNWLTQTEGGRTWLITTLAGAVICVLTYAVRGWTMTLITAGLALAALVPMGTQGHSGALASHELAVSAMIMHMIGAAVWLGGLVLLVVLRPMVKREAMADMMARYSSIALVAFIVVAISGIVRAAVSLGGLSEIFSAYGTVLLVKVLSLVLLGVFGAIYRTRLISRAREARASRSFWGFVLIELIIMGIASGAAVALARTPPPGDQVPVSQTPAEILTGAPLPPELTLARWFTEWNFDVLWVVVCGFGLFFYLAGVWRLRRRGDKWPIHRTVLWVAGMLFLFWVTSGPINAYQDYLFSVHMGGHMMLTMAIPVLLVPGAPVTLALRAIAKRRDGTRGAREWIMWAVHTPFARVVTNPIVAALIFGVSLWVFYYTDLFRWALYDHLGHEWMVVHFLISGYLFVQSLIGIDPVPYRMPHSLRLVVLILVMATHAFFGVTLMMQSGLMVAEWFGSMGRTWGATPLFDQYVGGGVAWSIGEIPTMILAIVVGIDWSRSDARAERRADRQADRTGDAELVAYNERLAAMAARDARDAAREAQLQQR, translated from the coding sequence GTGAACCCCCGCGCCCTGCGGGCCATCGGGCCCGTGCTTCTCGTTGTGGCCGCGCTCATCGCCGCGACCTGGGCGCTCGCCTTCGGCGGCGGTGCCGCGCCCCTTCAGCTGGGTGACCCCGGCCCCGGGGTGCGCTGGGGCCTGCCGCTGGTGACGCTGGTGGTCAATCTGTCGGCGGCAGGGCTGTGCGGGTCATTGGTGGTGGCGCTGTTCACGCTGCGCCCCGACGAGAAACCGTTCGACGTGGCGCTGCTGGTGGCCTCCGTCTCGGCCACGGTGTTCACGCTCGCCTCCGCCGCCACCGGCTTTCTCACGTTCGTCCTGACGTTCAACCCGACGATCGGCCTCGACAACACGTTCGGCAGCCAGCTGGGCAACTGGCTCACGCAGACCGAGGGCGGCCGCACTTGGCTGATCACGACGCTGGCCGGCGCCGTCATCTGCGTGCTGACCTACGCGGTGCGCGGCTGGACGATGACGCTGATCACCGCGGGCCTCGCCCTGGCGGCCCTCGTGCCCATGGGCACGCAGGGCCACTCCGGCGCGCTGGCCAGCCACGAACTGGCCGTCAGCGCGATGATCATGCACATGATCGGCGCCGCCGTGTGGCTCGGCGGTCTCGTGCTGCTGGTGGTCCTGCGTCCGATGGTCAAACGCGAGGCGATGGCCGACATGATGGCCCGCTACTCGTCGATCGCACTGGTGGCCTTCATCGTGGTCGCGATCTCGGGCATCGTGCGCGCCGCCGTCTCGCTCGGCGGTCTCAGCGAGATCTTCTCGGCCTACGGCACCGTGCTGCTGGTCAAGGTGCTCTCGCTGGTGCTGTTGGGCGTGTTCGGCGCGATCTATCGCACCCGTCTGATCTCCCGCGCGCGCGAGGCACGGGCATCCCGCAGCTTCTGGGGGTTCGTGCTGATCGAACTGATCATCATGGGCATCGCCAGCGGTGCAGCCGTCGCCCTCGCGCGCACGCCCCCGCCCGGCGATCAGGTGCCGGTGTCGCAGACCCCCGCCGAGATCTTGACCGGGGCACCGCTGCCGCCCGAGCTCACGCTGGCGCGCTGGTTCACCGAGTGGAACTTCGACGTGCTGTGGGTCGTCGTGTGCGGCTTCGGCCTCTTCTTCTACCTGGCCGGTGTGTGGCGCCTTCGCCGCCGTGGTGACAAGTGGCCGATCCACCGCACCGTGCTGTGGGTGGCAGGCATGCTGTTCCTGTTCTGGGTGACCTCGGGGCCGATCAACGCCTACCAGGACTACCTGTTCAGTGTGCACATGGGCGGGCACATGATGCTCACCATGGCGATCCCCGTGCTGCTGGTGCCCGGCGCACCCGTGACCCTTGCGCTGCGCGCGATCGCCAAGCGCCGCGACGGCACGCGCGGAGCACGCGAGTGGATCATGTGGGCCGTGCACACCCCGTTCGCGCGTGTGGTGACCAACCCGATCGTCGCGGCACTGATCTTCGGCGTCTCGCTGTGGGTGTTCTATTACACCGACCTGTTCCGATGGGCGCTGTACGACCACCTCGGCCACGAGTGGATGGTCGTGCACTTCCTCATCTCGGGCTACCTGTTCGTGCAGTCGCTGATCGGCATCGATCCGGTGCCGTACCGCATGCCGCACTCGCTGCGGCTGGTGGTGCTGATCCTGGTCATGGCCACGCACGCGTTCTTCGGGGTCACGCTGATGATGCAGTCCGGCCTGATGGTGGCCGAATGGTTCGGATCGATGGGACGCACCTGGGGTGCGACACCGCTGTTCGATCAGTATGTCGGCGGCGGGGTGGCGTGGTCGATCGGTGAGATCCCGACCATGATCCTCGCGATCGTGGTGGGCATCGACTGGAGCAGGAGCGATGCGCGCGCCGAGCGCCGTGCCGACCGTCAGGCCGACCGCACCGGCGACGCCGAGCTCGTGGCGTACAACGAGCGGCTGGCGGCGATGGCCGCGCGTGACGCTCGGGATGCAGCCCGCGAGGCGCAGCTTCAGCAGCGGTAG
- a CDS encoding HU family DNA-binding protein: MADKSITKTELVASIASATGQSQAVVSGVLDSLFSTVSEAVAKGSKVSIPGWIAFEQVATAARTGRNPQTGAEIKIPAGKRVKVTAGSKLKAAVK; the protein is encoded by the coding sequence ATGGCCGACAAGTCCATCACCAAGACCGAACTCGTTGCGAGCATCGCCAGCGCGACGGGCCAGAGCCAGGCCGTCGTCTCCGGCGTTCTCGACTCCCTCTTCTCCACGGTCTCCGAGGCCGTCGCCAAGGGCAGCAAGGTCTCGATCCCCGGTTGGATCGCGTTCGAGCAGGTCGCCACCGCGGCCCGCACCGGCCGCAACCCGCAGACCGGGGCCGAGATCAAGATCCCCGCCGGCAAGCGCGTCAAGGTCACTGCAGGCTCGAAGCTGAAGGCTGCGGTCAAGTAA
- the rpsN gene encoding 30S ribosomal protein S14 — MAKKSKIARNNQRAEIVARYAEKRAELKKQLIDPTSTDEQREAARVGLQKLPRNASPVRLRNRDVIDGRPRGNLSKFGISRVRFRDMAHRGELPGVTKSSW, encoded by the coding sequence ATGGCCAAGAAGAGCAAGATCGCGCGCAACAACCAGCGCGCCGAGATCGTCGCCCGTTACGCCGAGAAGCGCGCCGAGCTGAAGAAGCAGCTGATCGACCCCACCTCCACCGACGAGCAGCGCGAAGCCGCTCGCGTGGGTCTGCAGAAGCTGCCCCGCAACGCGTCGCCCGTACGCCTGCGCAACCGCGATGTCATCGACGGCCGCCCGCGCGGCAACCTGTCGAAGTTCGGCATCTCGCGTGTGCGCTTCCGCGACATGGCGCACCGTGGCGAACTGCCCGGCGTGACCAAGTCGAGCTGGTAA
- the rpmG gene encoding 50S ribosomal protein L33 yields MAKKSQDVRPIIKLRSTAGTGYTYVTRKNRRNNPDRIVLKKYDPVVRKHVEFREER; encoded by the coding sequence ATGGCGAAGAAGTCACAGGACGTCCGTCCGATCATCAAGCTGCGTTCCACCGCTGGCACGGGGTACACCTACGTGACCCGCAAGAACCGCCGCAACAACCCCGACCGCATCGTGCTGAAGAAGTACGACCCGGTAGTGCGCAAGCACGTCGAATTCCGAGAGGAGCGCTGA
- the rpmB gene encoding 50S ribosomal protein L28 gives MAAVCQVTGAVPGFGHNISHSHRRTKRRFDPNVQKKTYFVPSLGRKITLNVSAKGIKVIDARGIESVVKDLIAKGVKL, from the coding sequence ATGGCTGCAGTGTGCCAGGTGACTGGAGCGGTTCCCGGCTTCGGTCACAACATCTCGCACTCGCACCGTCGGACGAAGCGCCGCTTCGACCCGAACGTGCAGAAGAAGACCTATTTCGTTCCGTCGCTGGGCCGTAAGATCACGCTGAACGTGTCTGCCAAGGGCATCAAGGTGATCGACGCCCGTGGCATCGAGTCGGTCGTGAAGGACCTGATCGCGAAGGGTGTGAAGCTCTGA
- a CDS encoding SDR family oxidoreductase gives MNITGNTVFIPGATSGIGLALALRLQAAGNTVIIGGRRTELLARLHAEHGLDTVRIDTTDPDDIRTAAADVIGTHPQLNVLIAMAGIMRVEDWRSDGFLADAEQTVTTNLLGPIRLVAAFIGHLQTQPDAMIVTVSSGLAHTPLRVTPSYNATKAAIHMLSESLRLQLSDTSVSVLELVPPAVATDLMPGQRTNPFAMPLDEFVDETMALIAAQPDQHEVLVENVKPLRFGEVRGDYDQTVEALNRTDPHVAA, from the coding sequence ATGAACATCACAGGAAATACCGTCTTCATCCCCGGCGCGACGAGCGGGATCGGCCTCGCTCTCGCGCTCCGGCTGCAGGCCGCCGGAAACACCGTCATCATCGGCGGTCGCCGCACCGAACTGCTCGCGCGGCTGCACGCGGAGCACGGGCTGGACACCGTCCGCATCGACACGACCGATCCTGACGACATCCGCACCGCCGCCGCTGACGTGATCGGCACGCACCCCCAGTTGAACGTGCTGATCGCCATGGCGGGCATCATGCGGGTGGAGGACTGGCGCAGCGACGGCTTCCTCGCCGACGCCGAGCAGACCGTCACGACGAACCTGCTGGGCCCGATCCGGCTGGTCGCCGCCTTCATCGGGCACCTGCAGACGCAGCCGGACGCGATGATCGTCACCGTCTCCAGCGGCCTCGCTCACACGCCGCTGCGTGTGACGCCCAGCTACAACGCGACCAAGGCCGCCATCCACATGCTCTCCGAGTCGCTCCGACTGCAGCTGTCCGACACCTCTGTGAGCGTGCTCGAGCTGGTGCCGCCGGCCGTGGCGACCGATCTGATGCCCGGACAGCGCACGAACCCGTTCGCCATGCCGCTGGATGAGTTCGTCGACGAGACGATGGCGTTGATCGCGGCCCAACCCGACCAGCACGAAGTGCTCGTCGAGAACGTGAAGCCGCTGCGCTTCGGCGAGGTGCGCGGCGACTACGACCAGACCGTCGAGGCGCTGAACCGGACCGATCCGCATGTTGCCGCCTGA
- a CDS encoding helix-turn-helix transcriptional regulator yields MDRITLADFLRHRREALQPGDIGLPEGARRRAPGLRREEVAQLTGMSVDYYTRLEQRRGPQPSEQMLAALARALRLTDSERDYLFRVAGHSAPDRRTSLPHVAPALLRVLDRLEDTPALIMSDLAETLVANRMATSLFGDSAARTGFARSDVYRWFTEPAARAIYPQDDHPRQSRALVANLRVAYGAMGPRSRAGELVRALQSASDEFAELWERHEVAARFEDHKTLIHPELGPIELDCQVLFTEDQSQALLVLTAPPHTEAAQKLELLAVLGTQRMGG; encoded by the coding sequence ATGGACCGCATCACACTGGCCGACTTCCTCCGCCACCGACGTGAGGCGCTGCAGCCCGGCGACATCGGACTGCCCGAGGGCGCACGCAGGCGCGCCCCCGGACTGCGGCGCGAAGAGGTCGCACAGCTGACCGGCATGTCGGTCGACTACTACACGCGCCTCGAGCAGCGGCGCGGCCCACAGCCCAGCGAGCAGATGCTGGCGGCGCTGGCGCGCGCACTGCGTCTGACGGATTCCGAACGCGACTACCTGTTCCGCGTGGCCGGGCACTCTGCGCCGGATCGGCGCACCTCGCTCCCCCACGTCGCCCCGGCGCTGCTGCGCGTGCTCGACAGGTTGGAGGACACGCCCGCGCTCATCATGTCCGATCTTGCCGAGACGCTCGTGGCCAATCGCATGGCCACATCGCTCTTCGGGGACAGCGCGGCCCGCACCGGATTCGCGCGCAGCGATGTCTATCGCTGGTTCACCGAACCGGCCGCCCGCGCGATCTATCCGCAGGACGACCACCCGCGCCAGTCGCGCGCCCTGGTGGCGAACCTCCGCGTCGCCTACGGAGCGATGGGCCCGCGCTCGCGGGCAGGTGAGCTGGTGCGCGCGCTGCAGTCGGCCAGCGACGAGTTCGCCGAGCTGTGGGAGCGGCACGAGGTGGCAGCGCGGTTCGAAGACCACAAGACGCTCATCCACCCCGAGCTCGGCCCGATCGAACTGGACTGCCAGGTGCTGTTCACCGAAGACCAGTCGCAGGCGCTGCTCGTGCTGACCGCGCCACCGCACACCGAGGCGGCGCAGAAGCTCGAACTGCTCGCCGTGCTGGGCACGCAGCGCATGGGCGGCTGA
- a CDS encoding DNA-3-methyladenine glycosylase: MTDLLPDTRLRPATRDDLTPLPVEVAPRLLGGILTVTMDAATVALRITEVEAYHGKGTGPVPDLGSHARMGYTARNATMWGEQGHLYVYLSHGIHSCANVVCGPEGEAGGVLLRAGEIVDGIEIARVRRPAAHTDRELARGPGRLGDAMGLTHALHDGIDVVDATPFGGAVARLALRDEPLQDVASGPRVGIAGVFGTDAFPWRFWIPGDRTVSPFRWGRGAAEAASRL, translated from the coding sequence ATGACAGATCTTCTTCCCGACACGCGTCTGCGCCCCGCCACGCGCGATGACCTGACCCCGTTGCCGGTCGAGGTCGCGCCGCGCCTGCTGGGCGGCATCCTGACAGTGACGATGGATGCCGCAACTGTCGCGCTGCGGATCACCGAGGTCGAGGCCTACCACGGCAAGGGCACGGGCCCGGTGCCGGATCTGGGCTCGCACGCCCGCATGGGCTACACGGCCCGCAACGCGACGATGTGGGGCGAGCAGGGGCATCTGTACGTGTACCTCAGCCACGGAATCCACTCGTGCGCGAATGTCGTGTGCGGGCCGGAGGGCGAGGCCGGTGGCGTGCTGCTGCGCGCCGGCGAGATCGTGGACGGCATCGAGATCGCGCGCGTGCGGCGGCCCGCCGCCCACACCGATCGCGAGCTCGCCCGGGGTCCTGGGCGCCTGGGCGACGCGATGGGGCTCACGCACGCGCTGCACGACGGCATCGATGTGGTCGATGCGACGCCGTTCGGCGGGGCCGTGGCGCGACTCGCGCTGCGTGACGAGCCGTTGCAGGATGTGGCATCCGGCCCCCGTGTGGGCATCGCGGGAGTCTTCGGCACCGACGCGTTCCCGTGGCGGTTCTGGATCCCCGGCGACCGCACTGTCTCACCGTTCCGGTGGGGTCGCGGCGCGGCGGAGGCGGCGTCCCGGCTCTGA
- a CDS encoding glutamine amidotransferase-related protein: MPLVYMCVRPQRGAADAEYESFRSMSQVGGDQLEMHDLVHDPLPPDAFERWSGFLVGGSPFNVTDPSSTKTDVQLRLEADLERIAAAAAAGTTAALFTCYGIGVVTRMLGGEVSRRFPEDTGPATVALTPAGEHDPLFGGLASRFTVLTAHKEGSGATPPGSVLLATNEACPVQAFRVGDWLYATQFHPEASTHAFVERMEIYRNGGYFESDDFDTLAGRVLASSVTEPGRILTAFARG; the protein is encoded by the coding sequence ATGCCCCTCGTGTATATGTGCGTGCGCCCGCAGCGCGGCGCGGCGGACGCGGAGTACGAATCCTTCCGGTCGATGTCGCAGGTCGGCGGCGACCAGCTCGAGATGCACGATCTGGTGCATGACCCGCTGCCGCCCGACGCGTTCGAGCGCTGGTCGGGGTTCCTCGTCGGCGGCAGCCCGTTCAATGTGACCGATCCGTCCTCGACGAAAACCGACGTGCAGCTGCGGCTCGAAGCCGACCTCGAGCGGATCGCCGCGGCGGCGGCGGCAGGAACCACCGCGGCGCTGTTCACCTGCTACGGCATCGGCGTGGTGACCCGGATGCTGGGCGGCGAAGTCAGCCGCCGCTTTCCCGAAGACACCGGGCCGGCGACCGTCGCGCTCACCCCGGCCGGCGAGCACGATCCGCTGTTCGGCGGGCTGGCGAGCCGGTTCACCGTGCTGACAGCGCACAAAGAGGGGTCCGGGGCCACTCCACCGGGGTCCGTGCTGCTGGCGACGAACGAGGCGTGCCCGGTGCAGGCGTTCCGCGTGGGCGACTGGCTGTACGCCACGCAGTTCCACCCCGAAGCCAGCACGCACGCGTTCGTGGAGCGGATGGAGATCTATCGCAACGGCGGATACTTCGAGTCCGACGACTTCGACACTCTCGCCGGGCGGGTGCTCGCCTCATCGGTGACCGAGCCGGGACGGATCCTCACCGCATTCGCGCGCGGATAG
- a CDS encoding TIGR03943 family putative permease subunit, producing MRDSWGAWGGRWLGVGLASVLAVVTLGLWATGRLGLYINPSSNWFAVPMAVLVLVGAVLSFLLPAGAEADHGHDHGVGHEHDHRVGHDDVHGQAPDPGETRHRRPGGALPHSGRRRRRPSVGIGAVAVAAGGVAASVVTLSMLIVPPASLSAEIAQSRDTGAAPLFAGSDVVALATRGDTSRFGVGDWASVFATATNTDAFEGDAVTLTGFVSAAAAAGGFRLTRMVITHCVIDAQPASVPVSVSAAGSAHRSLGTGVWVSVTGTVRSTSAGKLEVDASRIERIAEPKDPYEY from the coding sequence TTGCGTGACTCGTGGGGCGCATGGGGCGGCCGCTGGCTGGGCGTCGGTCTGGCCTCGGTGCTCGCCGTGGTCACCCTGGGACTGTGGGCCACGGGGCGTCTCGGTCTGTACATCAACCCGTCGTCGAACTGGTTCGCCGTTCCCATGGCGGTGCTCGTGCTGGTCGGCGCGGTGCTGAGCTTCCTGCTGCCGGCGGGGGCCGAGGCCGACCACGGCCACGACCACGGCGTCGGCCACGAACACGACCACCGCGTCGGCCACGATGACGTTCACGGCCAGGCTCCCGATCCCGGCGAAACCCGCCACCGGCGGCCCGGTGGGGCTCTGCCGCACTCCGGCCGCCGTCGCCGCCGCCCCTCCGTCGGCATCGGTGCCGTGGCCGTGGCAGCCGGCGGGGTCGCGGCATCCGTCGTCACCCTCTCGATGCTGATCGTCCCGCCCGCCAGCCTCTCGGCCGAGATCGCGCAGTCCCGCGACACCGGCGCAGCCCCGCTGTTCGCGGGGTCCGACGTGGTGGCGCTTGCCACGCGAGGTGACACGTCCCGCTTCGGCGTGGGCGACTGGGCGAGCGTGTTCGCCACGGCCACCAACACCGACGCGTTCGAGGGCGATGCGGTCACCCTCACCGGGTTCGTGTCAGCGGCGGCTGCCGCCGGCGGCTTCCGGCTGACGCGCATGGTCATCACGCACTGCGTGATCGACGCGCAGCCTGCCTCGGTGCCGGTCAGCGTCTCGGCCGCCGGCTCCGCGCACCGCAGCCTGGGCACCGGCGTCTGGGTGAGCGTGACCGGCACTGTGCGCTCCACGTCGGCGGGCAAGCTCGAGGTCGACGCGAGCCGCATCGAGCGCATCGCCGAGCCCAAGGACCCGTATGAGTACTGA
- a CDS encoding permease — protein sequence MTHTRAHATPARRRRPALAAGIGALAVVALFAVFAFVPQLTPGLPTRLQDGLTLSISVLIESLPFVMIGVVLSIVVQVWVPPGALERWMPRRAWARRIVLSFLGMFVPVCECGNVPFARGLLMRGFSVPETLTFLIAAPIVNPIVIITTHQAFGFSDGILIARLGGGLLVANLLGWIFSRHPHPERLLTERFIRTCDIAAQDRHGRGQRSIAQFVVELRAVMPALIIGSALAGAVQVLIPRDALLAIGSNPVLSIVTMVLLAMIVSICSNVDSFFALSFAATFTPGSIAAFLIVGPLVDVKMLTLLRTTFRAPALVVMVVVVVLTAFAIAVGVNLLA from the coding sequence GTGACGCACACGCGCGCGCACGCGACGCCTGCGCGCCGACGCCGGCCTGCCCTGGCGGCCGGGATCGGAGCGCTCGCCGTCGTCGCGCTGTTCGCGGTCTTCGCCTTCGTGCCGCAGCTCACACCGGGGCTGCCCACTCGCCTGCAGGACGGCCTGACCCTCTCGATCAGCGTGCTCATCGAGTCGCTGCCGTTCGTCATGATCGGCGTCGTCCTGTCGATCGTGGTGCAGGTGTGGGTGCCTCCCGGGGCTCTGGAGAGATGGATGCCGCGGCGGGCGTGGGCTCGTCGGATCGTGCTGTCGTTCCTGGGCATGTTCGTGCCGGTCTGCGAGTGCGGCAACGTCCCGTTCGCGCGCGGCCTGCTCATGCGCGGGTTCAGCGTGCCCGAGACCCTGACGTTCCTCATCGCGGCCCCCATCGTCAACCCGATCGTGATCATCACCACGCACCAGGCGTTCGGATTCAGCGACGGCATCCTGATCGCACGGCTGGGCGGCGGTCTGCTGGTGGCCAACCTGCTCGGCTGGATCTTCAGCCGGCATCCCCACCCCGAGCGCCTGCTCACCGAGCGGTTCATCCGCACCTGCGACATCGCCGCGCAGGACCGCCACGGACGCGGGCAGCGCAGCATCGCCCAGTTCGTCGTCGAATTGCGCGCCGTGATGCCCGCCCTCATCATCGGGTCTGCGCTGGCGGGAGCCGTCCAGGTGCTCATCCCCCGCGACGCGCTGCTCGCGATCGGATCGAACCCCGTGCTGTCGATCGTCACGATGGTCCTGCTGGCGATGATCGTGTCGATCTGCTCGAACGTCGACTCATTCTTCGCGCTGTCGTTCGCCGCGACGTTCACGCCCGGTTCGATCGCCGCGTTCCTGATCGTGGGGCCGCTGGTCGACGTCAAGATGCTCACTCTGCTGCGCACGACGTTCCGTGCTCCGGCGCTCGTGGTCATGGTGGTCGTCGTGGTACTGACGGCGTTCGCGATCGCGGTGGGGGTGAATCTGCTTGCGTGA
- a CDS encoding Fur family transcriptional regulator: MAQRNTWQRERVREALAETPGFVSAQSLHATLREENTGIGLATVYRALSDMASAGDADSLQSPEGESLYRACTSPGHHHHLMCRSCGLTVEIAATDVETWARATAASHGFTQAEHVVDIFGLCADCTANRARTGRLATDAAEHH, encoded by the coding sequence ATGGCCCAGCGCAACACGTGGCAGCGTGAACGCGTGCGCGAAGCCCTGGCCGAAACGCCGGGCTTCGTCAGCGCGCAGTCTCTGCATGCCACTCTGCGCGAAGAGAACACGGGCATCGGCCTTGCCACCGTGTACCGAGCGCTGTCTGACATGGCTTCGGCGGGCGACGCCGATTCGCTGCAGAGCCCGGAGGGCGAGAGCCTGTACCGTGCGTGCACGAGTCCCGGGCACCACCACCACCTCATGTGCAGGTCGTGCGGTCTGACCGTCGAGATCGCCGCGACCGACGTGGAGACGTGGGCGCGCGCCACGGCGGCCAGCCATGGGTTCACCCAGGCCGAGCACGTCGTCGACATCTTCGGATTGTGTGCGGATTGCACCGCGAACCGCGCCCGCACGGGGCGCCTGGCGACCGATGCCGCAGAGCACCACTGA
- a CDS encoding COG4705 family protein, with product MQTPPRSLVARVAVPTLAFWLAKGASTALGEALSDFSIHVLPPVAAVLIGFVLFAAVLVLQLTRRRFIPAVYWLTVAMVGVFGTMAADVVHVVIGLPYLVSATLYAVLLAAVFTAWRLTEHTLDVHAITTTRRELFYWGAVVGTFAMGTALGDFTAVGLGMGYLPSVALFAVLILIPALGYRFLRWNGVFAFWFAYVLTRPLGASIADGLGKPVSAGGAGLGAGWVSLGFALAMVVIVAVSVRWTGRRAQVETAEVG from the coding sequence ATGCAGACACCACCACGCAGCCTGGTCGCCCGGGTCGCGGTTCCCACCCTCGCCTTCTGGCTCGCCAAAGGCGCGTCGACGGCCCTCGGCGAGGCGCTGTCGGACTTCTCGATCCATGTGCTGCCGCCGGTGGCCGCGGTGCTGATCGGGTTCGTGCTGTTCGCGGCGGTGCTCGTGCTGCAGCTGACGCGGCGGCGCTTCATCCCCGCCGTCTATTGGCTGACCGTCGCCATGGTCGGTGTGTTCGGGACCATGGCCGCCGATGTCGTGCACGTCGTGATCGGTCTGCCCTACCTGGTGTCGGCGACGCTGTACGCCGTGCTGCTGGCCGCCGTGTTCACAGCCTGGAGGCTGACCGAGCACACGCTCGATGTGCATGCCATCACCACCACGCGCCGCGAGCTGTTCTATTGGGGGGCGGTGGTCGGCACGTTCGCGATGGGCACCGCGCTCGGCGACTTCACCGCGGTGGGGCTCGGAATGGGATACCTGCCCTCGGTCGCGCTGTTCGCCGTGCTGATCCTGATCCCCGCCCTCGGGTACCGCTTTCTGAGGTGGAACGGCGTGTTCGCGTTCTGGTTCGCCTATGTGCTGACCCGCCCGCTGGGCGCGTCGATCGCAGACGGGCTGGGCAAGCCGGTCAGCGCGGGCGGGGCAGGGCTCGGAGCGGGCTGGGTGTCGCTGGGGTTCGCCCTGGCCATGGTCGTCATCGTCGCGGTGTCGGTGCGGTGGACCGGCCGGCGGGCGCAGGTCGAGACCGCCGAGGTCGGCTGA